In Boudabousia tangfeifanii, the DNA window GAGGACGCCACCTGACTAAACAAGAGCTAAATCAGATGCGCTTAACCAGCGGGAAGGTGATGGTTTCGCGAATACCCTGACCGGTAATAGCCATGAGAAGACGATCAATGCCCATACCCATACCACCTGCTGGTGGCATGCCCTGTTCCATGGCCTGCAAGAACTCTTCGTCGACCTCCATTGCTTCTGGGTCGCCGTTTGCTGCATCCAAGGACTGCTGTTCAAAGCGCTCGCGCTGAACAACTGGGTCGTTGAGTTCGGAGTAGCCGGTCGCAAGTTCGAATCCGCGGACGATCAAGTCCCACTTTTCCACCTTGCCTGGCTGGCTGCGGTGCCCCTTAACTAGCGGGGAGGTGTCGACTGGGAAGTCACGAACGAAAGTTGGCTCCCAGAGTTTGTCACCCACGAGTTCTTCCCAGAGAACTTCCACGATCTTGCCGTCAACGTAGTAGTCTTCGACCTCGACCTCGTGCTTGTCAGCTAGTTCAAGGAGGTGAGCGCGTTCAGTCTGTGGAGTAACTTCCTCGCCAAGAGCCTCGGAAAGGGATTCGTACAAACCGATCTGGGCCCACTCGCCGCCGAGGTCGTACTCGGTGCCGTCAGGCAAAGTCACCAAGGTGGAACCAGTAGCTGCCAGTGCCGCATTCTGGATAATGTCCTGGGTGAGCTGGGCGATGGTGTCGTAAGTGCCGTATGCCTGGTAGGCCTCCAGCATGGTGAACTCTGGGCTGTGCGAGGAGTCTGCGCCCTCGTTGCGGAAGTTACGGTTGATTTCGAAAACGTTTTCGATGCCACCGATCAAGCAGCGCTTGAGGAACAATTCCGGAGCGATACGCAAGTAGAGATCAGTATCGTAAGCGTTCATGTGGGTCTGGAATGGACGAGCCGCAGCACCACCGTGAATGTTCTGAAGCATCGGGGTTTCGACCTCGATGAAGTCATGCTGGTCGAACCACTGGCGCAAGCTCTTGACCACGGTCGAGCGGGTACGAACCATGTCACGGGCGCTTTGACGCATGATCATGTCAAGTTCACGGCGACGCACGCGCTGTTCCTCAGACAAGGAAACTTCAGTGCCGTCCTCGGCAGTGTAAGTCTTAGGAAGCGGACGAACCGACTTGGCAGCTAGAGCCCAGGCGGGAGCGGTTTCAAAAGTACCTGCGCCAGAACCTGCTTCGCCATTGGTGGCCATAATAGAAAGTTCGCCACGACGGGAAGCGATGACGCGACCGTAAACAAATAGGTGGTCGCCGAGGTCGACATCAGTCTTAAACGCAGAAAGAGAATCGACACCAACTTCCGCGGCCGAAAGCATGGCCTGAAGACGCTGGCCAGCACCATCGGCGATGGTGACGAAGCAAAGCTTGCCGCTGTTACGGATAAAGACCACACGACCAGCTACCCCAACTAGGGTGTCGGTTTCTTCGCCGGCGCTAAGGTGCGAGAACTGTTCGCGAACCTGAGCAATGGTGGTAGTTACAGGAAGTTGTACCGGGTAGGGATTAACCCCTGCGGCCAACATACGATCACGTTTTTCAACTCGGACACGAATCTGTTCCGGAGTATCGTCAGTTGCTTGAGTAGAGTTCTTTTCTGCATTCACGCGAACAGTTTAACGCACCAATTAAAGTGCTGGCACATTCAGCACGCAAAAACTTGCGCAACGGCACACTATTGAGGGCGGGGAATGCCACTGGAGCGTAGCGGAGCGCTTTCGCTCGCTCCCCCAGTTTGCGTTGCCCCAACCGGATCAACCTGACCGGGCTGGGCGCTTTGAGAAATAATCTGATTCTGCTTATCAACCAACACAACGTGCGGAGTAAAGTCTGCCAAATCCTGATCCCAGACATACGCGTAAGCAATGATGATGACGATATCGCCAGGATTAATCAGGTGGGCAGCAGCACCATTAATTTTGATTTCACCTTTGCCTGGTTCCCCCGCAATGGTGTAAGTCGAAAGTCGAGCACCATTAGTAACATCGACAATGTCGACTTTCTGCCCGACCGCAATATTGGCTGCTTCGAGCAGGTTGCGGTCAATGGTTACCGAACCAACGTAATCAAGGTCAGCTTCCGTGACGGTTGCGCGATGAATTTTGCCGCAGAAAACCTCACGTTGGAAGTTAAGTGCAGGTGTCATTAACCCAAAACCACCAAAGTATTATCAATCAAACGAGTTGTGCCTACCCAAGCTGCCAAAATCAAAACGGCAGTGGTGGCTTTGCCATCAGTTACTGGAACGAAAGTAAGGGGATCAACTAGATCGACGTAATCGACCTTAACGCCTTGCGCCTGGTCCATTACCGCATTAGCAGCTTCGAGTACCTTGGTGGCAGATCCAGTCTGAGCAGCGGCTGCTCGTCCCTGATCGAGCGCCTGGGAAAGAGCCAGGGCAGACTGGCGTTCTTCTGGTGAGAGGTACTGGTTGCGGCTCGACATGGCGAGGCCGTCGGCCTCACGACGAACTGGTACCGACACGATTTCGACCGGCATATCGAGGTCGCGAACCATCGCCTTAATTACCGCCAACTGCTGCGCATCCTTCTGACCGAAGATGGCGTAATCGGGCTGAACGAGGTTAATCACCTTGTTAACAATCTGGAGCACTCCCGCGAAGTGAGTGGGACGGGTGGCGCCCTCGTATACCGAGCCCAAAGGACCGGCGGACAAGGTAACCTGCGGGTCGCCTTGAGGGAAGACAGTCTCTGGAGAAGGAGCGAAAACTAGATCGACCCCGAGAGTGGCAAGCTTCTCCACGTCAGCGGAAAGAGTACGCGGGTAAGCCGCAAAATCTTCCCCGGGAGCAAACTGCAGTGGGTTCACAAAAATGGAAACCACCACCACATCTGCCAGTTGCTTGGCTCGACGAACCAGATCGAGGTGGCCTTCATGTAAAGCACCCATCGTCATTACGAGGGCGGTGCGCTGACCAGCTCGACGATGGCCCAGCTCGGCCAAAAGTTCATAACGAGTGTGGATTACCAGAGGCTTTTTAGTTTCGTTCACGCGCTCAATCCTACTAGGTTTGTCACCCAGCAAGAAATTTGACGACCGATTTCACACAAGGAAAATTCTCCCTGCGAACCAAACCATTTTATTGGACGTCAGTTTCTTCGGTAATAGCCTCTAACTCTGGCGCCACTTCTTTAGCCCGACGCAGCCAAACCCCTGGGGTTTCCTTTTCACGTCGCTGTTGCGAAGCCTGCGCCAAATACTCCCACTGACTTAAGCAGTAATCGGCATCAACGTGATTGAGCCCAAAGCCTTCCCCACCGGGAACCAAGTGAAGTTGCAAATCGGCAAGTCCCCTTTTGCGTTCCCAAGGTCCTTGGCTTAAACCCACCGACTGAATATGCTCATAAAACACCAAATTGGCTGCGTGAGTGGTCCAACCGTGACGAGTGACTACTCCCATGGGAGTCAAACTCATGGCATTACGGCGGAAAGAGAACCAGTCAAAGATTCGCGAACGCGGTGGATTCGCAGTAAAAGACACAGTTTTTTCCCGAGTGCCGTGAAGCGCTTCCGCCCAAAAATCCTCAGGGTTCTCCACTTCCATATCACTGGTTAGGATCTCCAAGACACCGCGGACGGTTTTCTCATCAGCCACCGGCAAAAGCACATTGGATTGAGTTTTTTCTTTCGCATCTTCCCCACCGGAATACCCCGGGGTAACGATCTCGACTCGCCACCAATTCGGCTTGCGCCAAAGCAACTGCTGCGAAAGCTTAATCGCGTGGATCCGCCCTGGAGGAATGGTTTGAGCCCGAGTTTCGGTTAAACCACGATGCAAACGGATGCCATCGGGAGAAAACGCCAGTCGGAAACCGAACTCCTTATTCAAGCGTTGCCAGAGGAAACCAACCGCACTAGAAATGATCACAAAAATCACGACCACATTAGCGCTCAGAGCCTCAAGGAACTGTCCCAAATCGAGCCAGAAGGCGCCCACCACAATCGCAATAATTAGCACCACCAGCAGGACAATATTGACTACGAATCCCATTGACCGGAACGTAGAACGGAATAACAAGTCGTTTGGCAGTCGGAACAATTCCGTTTCAGGAGCTACCGGAGCCGAGAAACTGCTCGTCCGAACCGTCAGCTCAGATTCTTTAGCCGCTTCCTTTTGGGCCTGGCGACGAGCCACTCGCGAAAGAGGTTGCTCCACTACCTCGGAAGTGGTGGGCAAAGCGTCCTCGCCCTCGGAAAGCTGAGAAGAAGCGGGAACATTCGCGTCCGTCGGAGCGGCACCCACCCGCAAACCCGCGGCCCGAGCCAAAAGCTCAGCTCGCAGACCCTCCAAATCAGATTGGGGCAATAACCCCAGAAGAATATGAGAGTTGTCCCCGCCGGCAGCCTCGATTCGTAAATATCCCAAACCAAAAATGCGTCCCAAAAGTGGCAAGGTGATATCAACTGCGGCCAAACGCGAGAGTTTAATTTGGCGTTCATTGCGCATGAGCACGCCCCACTTATAGTGGACCGCTTCGTCTGTGATGGCATAGCCCATCATCCGCCACGCAATAAACGAATAAATCGCAATTACAAGGAGCAAACCAGCAAAAACCAGCATGCCGTA includes these proteins:
- the lysS gene encoding lysine--tRNA ligase, whose product is MNAEKNSTQATDDTPEQIRVRVEKRDRMLAAGVNPYPVQLPVTTTIAQVREQFSHLSAGEETDTLVGVAGRVVFIRNSGKLCFVTIADGAGQRLQAMLSAAEVGVDSLSAFKTDVDLGDHLFVYGRVIASRRGELSIMATNGEAGSGAGTFETAPAWALAAKSVRPLPKTYTAEDGTEVSLSEEQRVRRRELDMIMRQSARDMVRTRSTVVKSLRQWFDQHDFIEVETPMLQNIHGGAAARPFQTHMNAYDTDLYLRIAPELFLKRCLIGGIENVFEINRNFRNEGADSSHSPEFTMLEAYQAYGTYDTIAQLTQDIIQNAALAATGSTLVTLPDGTEYDLGGEWAQIGLYESLSEALGEEVTPQTERAHLLELADKHEVEVEDYYVDGKIVEVLWEELVGDKLWEPTFVRDFPVDTSPLVKGHRSQPGKVEKWDLIVRGFELATGYSELNDPVVQRERFEQQSLDAANGDPEAMEVDEEFLQAMEQGMPPAGGMGMGIDRLLMAITGQGIRETITFPLVKRI
- the panD gene encoding aspartate 1-decarboxylase, which encodes MTPALNFQREVFCGKIHRATVTEADLDYVGSVTIDRNLLEAANIAVGQKVDIVDVTNGARLSTYTIAGEPGKGEIKINGAAAHLINPGDIVIIIAYAYVWDQDLADFTPHVVLVDKQNQIISQSAQPGQVDPVGATQTGGASESAPLRSSGIPRPQ
- the panC gene encoding pantoate--beta-alanine ligase, with the protein product MNETKKPLVIHTRYELLAELGHRRAGQRTALVMTMGALHEGHLDLVRRAKQLADVVVVSIFVNPLQFAPGEDFAAYPRTLSADVEKLATLGVDLVFAPSPETVFPQGDPQVTLSAGPLGSVYEGATRPTHFAGVLQIVNKVINLVQPDYAIFGQKDAQQLAVIKAMVRDLDMPVEIVSVPVRREADGLAMSSRNQYLSPEERQSALALSQALDQGRAAAAQTGSATKVLEAANAVMDQAQGVKVDYVDLVDPLTFVPVTDGKATTAVLILAAWVGTTRLIDNTLVVLG
- a CDS encoding PH domain-containing protein yields the protein MAQQQLNWRRLHWLTPLTSAWKTIAALLAFFTYQTLRDISRAVKAAGTNWSNLFFYGMLVFAGLLLVIAIYSFIAWRMMGYAITDEAVHYKWGVLMRNERQIKLSRLAAVDITLPLLGRIFGLGYLRIEAAGGDNSHILLGLLPQSDLEGLRAELLARAAGLRVGAAPTDANVPASSQLSEGEDALPTTSEVVEQPLSRVARRQAQKEAAKESELTVRTSSFSAPVAPETELFRLPNDLLFRSTFRSMGFVVNIVLLVVLIIAIVVGAFWLDLGQFLEALSANVVVIFVIISSAVGFLWQRLNKEFGFRLAFSPDGIRLHRGLTETRAQTIPPGRIHAIKLSQQLLWRKPNWWRVEIVTPGYSGGEDAKEKTQSNVLLPVADEKTVRGVLEILTSDMEVENPEDFWAEALHGTREKTVSFTANPPRSRIFDWFSFRRNAMSLTPMGVVTRHGWTTHAANLVFYEHIQSVGLSQGPWERKRGLADLQLHLVPGGEGFGLNHVDADYCLSQWEYLAQASQQRREKETPGVWLRRAKEVAPELEAITEETDVQ